From Stenotrophomonas nitritireducens, the proteins below share one genomic window:
- a CDS encoding DUF2092 domain-containing protein: MNTNTRLRNAAVAVLLVAALPVVADAAKQAAAAPAPQNPAIDADAVAALDQMGAALRALKQFALASEASTEVVLDSGQKIELDSQVKYQVKPPRQLFVDMESARTHRQLFYDGSTMTLYSPRLKYYASVDGVDATLGELAGKLWTDYGIDLPLADLFQWGAGSPARSALTSAMHVGAGTIDGAPVDQYAFRQPDVDWQVWIGQGDHLPRRIVIISHDDPALPAYSARLKWDAHAAITPASFTFTPPQGAARIGILAVDAVAVQPEEK, translated from the coding sequence ATGAACACAAACACACGATTGCGCAATGCCGCTGTTGCGGTGCTGCTTGTGGCGGCGCTGCCGGTGGTGGCGGATGCAGCCAAGCAGGCCGCTGCGGCGCCGGCCCCACAGAACCCGGCGATTGACGCCGATGCCGTTGCGGCGCTGGATCAGATGGGTGCGGCGCTGCGGGCATTGAAACAGTTCGCGCTTGCATCGGAGGCCAGCACCGAAGTGGTGCTCGACAGCGGCCAGAAGATCGAGCTCGACAGCCAGGTCAAGTACCAGGTAAAGCCGCCCAGGCAGCTGTTCGTGGACATGGAAAGCGCAAGGACGCATCGCCAGCTGTTCTATGACGGCAGCACGATGACACTCTACTCGCCACGCCTGAAGTACTACGCCAGCGTCGATGGCGTCGACGCGACACTGGGCGAGCTGGCGGGAAAACTGTGGACCGACTACGGCATCGATCTGCCATTGGCGGATCTGTTTCAATGGGGCGCCGGCTCGCCTGCGCGCAGCGCGCTCACCTCGGCCATGCATGTGGGCGCCGGGACAATCGACGGTGCACCGGTGGATCAGTACGCGTTCCGCCAACCGGACGTGGATTGGCAGGTGTGGATCGGGCAGGGTGATCATCTGCCTCGCAGGATCGTCATCATCAGCCACGATGACCCCGCGTTGCCTGCCTATAGCGCCCGCCTGAAATGGGATGCGCATGCCGCCATCACTCCCGCCTCTTTCACCTTCACCCCGCCGCAAGGCGCTGCACGGATCGGCATTCTGGCGGTCGATGCGGTGGCCGTGCAGCCGGAGGAGAAATGA
- a CDS encoding DUF1622 domain-containing protein, translating into MIRQWLLLVSEPAVDIIDVMATLIVCFATAVAFVRVVQQVIKPDSHARARQIWLDYGRWLVAGLTFQLAADVIESSIVPSWEGIAQLGAVALIRTFLNYFLERDITEIKARQRAQPPLETG; encoded by the coding sequence ATGATCCGGCAATGGCTGCTGCTCGTGTCCGAACCCGCGGTGGACATCATCGATGTGATGGCGACCCTGATTGTCTGCTTCGCTACGGCGGTTGCATTCGTGCGGGTGGTGCAGCAGGTAATCAAGCCTGACAGCCATGCCAGGGCGCGGCAGATCTGGCTGGATTATGGCCGCTGGCTGGTTGCCGGTTTGACCTTCCAACTGGCTGCGGACGTCATCGAGTCGTCGATCGTTCCGAGTTGGGAAGGAATCGCGCAGTTGGGCGCGGTGGCCTTGATCCGCACCTTTCTGAATTACTTCCTGGAACGCGACATCACCGAGATCAAGGCGCGGCAGCGCGCGCAGCCGCCGCTGGAAACAGGCTAG
- a CDS encoding formylglycine-generating enzyme family protein — protein MCQANEVPVSIPGGVFVMGSDDHYPEERPAHKVRVAPFRIDPSPVTNYQFRRFVEATGHVTLAERPAKAEDYPGADPAMLVPSSVVFVPPPGPVDHSDHYQWWHYVAGADWRHPRGPGSSIEGMDLHPVVHVAHEDAAAYAAWAGKHLPSEAEWEFAARGGRVDGEFAWGDELVPDGHYMANTFQGEFPWRNDKNDGYEWTSPVGAFPANGYGLLDMIGNVWEWTDDWYAAHHEVPGKPCCAVENPRGGRREHSHDPLNPIVVPRRVTKGGSHLCAPSYCRRYRPAARMAQCIDTATSHLGFRCVVRG, from the coding sequence ATGTGCCAAGCCAATGAAGTTCCCGTGTCGATACCCGGTGGCGTGTTCGTCATGGGCTCGGACGATCATTACCCGGAGGAAAGGCCTGCGCACAAGGTGCGGGTGGCACCCTTCCGCATCGATCCCAGCCCGGTGACCAACTACCAGTTCCGGCGGTTTGTCGAGGCCACCGGCCACGTCACCCTGGCCGAACGCCCGGCCAAGGCGGAGGACTACCCCGGTGCCGATCCTGCAATGCTGGTGCCGTCTTCGGTGGTGTTCGTACCGCCGCCGGGGCCGGTCGATCATTCCGATCACTACCAGTGGTGGCACTACGTCGCCGGCGCGGATTGGCGCCACCCGCGTGGCCCCGGCAGCTCCATCGAGGGCATGGACCTGCATCCGGTGGTGCACGTCGCACATGAGGACGCCGCCGCCTATGCCGCATGGGCGGGCAAACACCTGCCCAGCGAAGCGGAGTGGGAGTTTGCTGCGCGGGGCGGGCGGGTCGATGGTGAGTTCGCCTGGGGCGACGAGCTCGTCCCGGATGGACACTACATGGCCAATACCTTCCAGGGTGAGTTCCCCTGGCGCAATGACAAGAACGACGGTTATGAGTGGACCTCACCGGTAGGCGCCTTCCCGGCCAATGGTTACGGCCTGCTGGACATGATCGGCAACGTCTGGGAATGGACCGACGACTGGTACGCGGCCCACCACGAGGTGCCAGGCAAGCCGTGCTGTGCCGTCGAGAACCCGCGTGGTGGGCGGCGCGAGCATAGTCATGATCCGCTGAACCCCATCGTTGTGCCGCGCCGGGTTACCAAAGGCGGTTCGCACCTGTGTGCGCCCAGCTACTGCCGGCGCTATCGGCCGGCTGCGCGCATGGCGCAGTGCATCGATACGGCGACCTCGCACCTGGGGTTCCGCTGCGTGGTGCGCGGATAG